Proteins from a genomic interval of Capsicum annuum cultivar UCD-10X-F1 chromosome 4, UCD10Xv1.1, whole genome shotgun sequence:
- the LOC107868662 gene encoding uncharacterized protein LOC107868662 yields the protein MIDQKICSGTDRQQYWKKCPKEELDELMELVHRLTKPQGGKLATARIRDFMWMSAPEFYRSKTKENPQFYLEKIRKITQVMHLSEEDSVKLASYRLKDITYDWVVSWKNNKGENVASVTWQMFQDAFLDKFFPLELREAKIEEFINLRQGSMTIKEYCLKFNQFAKYSPDLISNARSSMSKFVTGIFGLVLKECRIAMLYRDMDLSRLMIHDQ from the exons ATGATAGACCAAAAAATctgttctggcactgaccgccagcagtactggAAGAAGTGTCCTAAGGAGGAGCTAGACGAGCTAATGGAGCTGGTGCACAG GCTAACTAAGCCACAGGGCGGCAAATTAGCTACTGCCAGAATTcgtgacttcatgtggatgagTGCACCTGAGTTTTACAGATCTAagacaaaagaaaacccacagtTTTATCTAGAGAAGATAAGGAAGATCACACAGGTAATGCATCTGTCTGAGGAAGATAGTGTGAAGTTAGCATCTTACAGGTTAAAGGACATCAcatatgactgggttgtttcttggaaaAATAATAAAGGGGAGAATGTTGCTTCTGTTACGTGGCAGATgtttcaagatgcattcttggataagttctttccattaGAATTGAGAGAGGCGAAGATAGAAGAATTTataaacttgaggcagggctccatgactattaaggagtactgcttaaaGTTTAACCAGTTTGCTAAGTATTCCCCTGATCTGATTTCTAACGCCCGCtctagcatgagtaagtttgtgacagGCATTTTTGGGTTAGTGCTGAAGGAATGCAGGATTGCTATGTTGTATAGGGATATGGACCTatctagattgatgatacatgatcagtaa